Proteins encoded within one genomic window of Mesotoga infera:
- the cmr4 gene encoding type III-B CRISPR module RAMP protein Cmr4: MKLKAFYLYAESQIHAGTGADVGIVDLPIQRERTTGFPVIQGIKGALRASGIVDDAIFGSKPSKGTEENTDAGKISFSEAKILLFPVRSAEKMFVWVTCPMVLRRFARSTDKKLEIPDVPNDTVLLADQNFSEKSLTLEELELQLDKNPKVASIATLLSGCAPDSYMAAKLKRDLVLVSDDMFAKIVKSMTEVQPRIRIDEKTGIVVSGALWYEEYLPLDSVLYFVARETVYSKGSESKLSELDGKTMTIGGKETTGKGFVFVKEVV; this comes from the coding sequence TTGAAGTTGAAAGCTTTCTATTTATACGCTGAATCTCAAATTCATGCGGGAACTGGTGCAGATGTTGGAATTGTAGATCTTCCAATACAAAGGGAGAGAACAACTGGGTTTCCTGTCATTCAAGGAATCAAAGGCGCACTTAGGGCCTCCGGAATTGTGGATGATGCCATCTTCGGAAGCAAACCTTCAAAAGGCACAGAAGAGAACACAGATGCAGGAAAGATCTCGTTTTCAGAGGCCAAGATCCTTCTCTTTCCTGTAAGATCTGCCGAAAAGATGTTTGTTTGGGTAACCTGCCCTATGGTTCTAAGAAGATTCGCAAGATCTACGGACAAGAAGCTAGAGATACCAGACGTTCCAAATGACACAGTACTATTAGCTGATCAGAATTTCAGCGAGAAGTCTCTGACGCTTGAAGAGCTTGAGCTTCAATTAGACAAAAATCCCAAAGTGGCTTCCATTGCCACGCTTCTCTCTGGTTGTGCACCAGATAGTTATATGGCGGCTAAGTTGAAGAGAGATCTTGTATTGGTGAGTGACGATATGTTCGCCAAGATAGTTAAATCAATGACCGAAGTTCAGCCCAGGATAAGAATCGATGAGAAGACAGGAATTGTTGTGAGTGGGGCACTTTGGTATGAGGAGTATCTGCCTCTGGATTCAGTTCTGTACTTTGTCGCAAGAGAGACCGTCTATTCAAAGGGAAGTGAGTCGAAGCTCTCAGAACTCGACGGGAAAACCATGACAATTGGCGGAAAAGAGACTACGGGAAAGGGCTTTGTCTTCGTCAAGGAAGTGGTATGA
- the cmr6 gene encoding type III-B CRISPR module RAMP protein Cmr6, producing MVDPKAIANRSIKNSSLNYDKLFPISKHSMTDTSQLSGLLQILMNKFSYYDRDSVKSLLERRDRIVASFRKVFDRELQTKKYLMVGSGCPSIFDNGFTLMRNYGVPYIPASAFKGAFSHYVAQELDEKSPLKEHFRFLFGNGKDDDNIMGALIFMDVIPKTYSLGIDIINNHFQPYYSDEKNEKAPNDYYDPVPVQYLVIDSGSVFRFSVLEREKMEDSLRKEVSKELISFLGDFGLGAKTSYGYGLFKEVLQK from the coding sequence ATGGTTGATCCTAAAGCCATTGCGAATAGATCCATAAAGAACTCGTCACTTAATTACGACAAGCTTTTTCCGATAAGCAAACATAGCATGACTGATACCTCTCAACTGTCGGGACTACTTCAAATCCTCATGAACAAATTCTCGTATTATGATCGCGACTCGGTGAAAAGCCTTCTGGAGAGAAGAGACAGGATTGTTGCATCGTTCCGGAAAGTATTCGATCGAGAACTTCAGACGAAGAAGTATCTTATGGTCGGATCCGGTTGCCCCTCGATATTTGACAACGGATTTACTTTGATGAGAAACTACGGAGTTCCGTATATTCCGGCAAGTGCATTCAAAGGAGCTTTCTCGCACTATGTGGCTCAAGAGCTTGATGAAAAGAGCCCCTTGAAGGAGCATTTCAGGTTTCTTTTTGGAAATGGCAAAGACGATGACAATATCATGGGAGCCCTGATATTCATGGACGTAATTCCCAAGACCTACAGTCTAGGCATTGACATTATAAACAACCACTTCCAACCCTATTATAGTGACGAGAAGAACGAGAAAGCTCCGAATGATTACTATGATCCCGTTCCAGTTCAGTATCTCGTAATAGATAGTGGAAGCGTTTTCCGGTTTTCTGTACTGGAAAGGGAGAAAATGGAAGATAGTCTGAGAAAAGAGGTCTCGAAGGAGCTGATTAGTTTCCTCGGCGACTTCGGTCTGGGAGCCAAGACATCTTATGGCTACGGACTATTCAAGGAAGTCCTGCAGAAGTGA
- the cmr5 gene encoding type III-B CRISPR module-associated protein Cmr5 has protein sequence MMPSLNDWAKQRVTSILDKSEKVQKSYKSEIKGLGSMLLQNGLYGTIAYYKVREKDSSKEILDHLRSLLSERMKISDVTEMNPINDLDYIKAQTTVLEAVKWLRRYADILIEGEENG, from the coding sequence ATGATGCCTTCTCTAAATGACTGGGCTAAGCAGCGAGTCACTTCTATTCTAGACAAAAGCGAAAAGGTTCAAAAAAGCTACAAGAGCGAGATCAAAGGTCTCGGTAGCATGCTTCTTCAGAATGGTCTTTATGGAACGATTGCCTATTACAAAGTCAGGGAAAAAGATTCCAGTAAGGAAATACTAGATCATTTAAGGAGCCTGCTTTCAGAAAGAATGAAAATTTCAGATGTCACAGAGATGAATCCGATTAATGATCTTGACTACATCAAGGCTCAGACTACTGTTCTTGAAGCTGTGAAGTGGCTGAGACGATACGCAGACATCCTCATAGAAGGTGAGGAAAATGGTTGA